From Bacteroidota bacterium, the proteins below share one genomic window:
- a CDS encoding caspase family protein, giving the protein MNRRVWLLVLFTGLLFFPRQLSAQELYVEPLKHASVLKNTITSVKLSPDESLLAVAGFDKSIQLVDPVSLRIRSALSGHDPRITTLAFTADRKYLISAGISGALSYWNLADSTLFKEVPAHRQGLGVRSIDADAAGMIVSGGGDGEIKLWTTASDDPLNSLPNSSDESEVLSVAFNPAGNRVAAANADGLVRIFDPQSNALVATLAEIKTMTTAVAFSPNGKYLAAAGADSTVRVWDAQTFSLLQTFHWNSKTITSVAFDPNNVWIAATGNGITIWDVTTGALRKSFPESGTVYTAALFMPDSSTLLAATTAGSLETFSVLAQKPDREPPAVVFQKPVQKETDSYKVYASEIEVAGIASDESGVRGATVAGQPAALTELTADERTQFAVKLPSKRFSATAPLANIGMNDIVVTATDIHGNVATKKIRVQRLAKDSALEVISPKGNMETDQASENLQFRVWFDYSRYSVTLNTIEIANKENIPRKPLGVLQTEPIPLSSGFNQVQFTVYGRSGERISRVIDINRRILSATASAEPDKPQRSASGQPQQWAVVIGISEYSNPLIKNLSYADRDARDFAEFLKMPAGGGFEPERMKILLNKDATLQNVKQALYNFLRQTIDKDLVIIYFAGHGAPEPANPNNNYLLTYDSDPNSLETTAFPMWDVNTALTRYIPSKRVIVFSDACHSGGISSDLATRGVSLSGTNLINQYLSDLSKSKEGTIVFTASQAGEVSQELDKFGHGVFTYYLLQGMKGDADINNDYTVTIGELMDYVEANVMRQTKGNQHPTRNQGDYDKDMTISLVPH; this is encoded by the coding sequence ATGAATCGAAGGGTTTGGCTCCTTGTCTTGTTCACGGGACTCTTGTTCTTTCCGAGGCAATTGTCCGCGCAGGAGCTTTACGTCGAGCCCCTCAAACACGCCTCCGTGCTCAAGAACACCATCACGTCGGTAAAGCTTTCCCCGGACGAAAGTCTTCTCGCCGTGGCCGGGTTCGATAAATCCATCCAGCTTGTCGACCCCGTGTCGCTTCGGATAAGATCTGCTCTGTCGGGGCATGACCCCAGGATTACGACGCTCGCATTTACCGCGGACAGAAAGTATCTGATCTCTGCAGGGATCAGCGGAGCACTCTCCTACTGGAATCTTGCAGACAGCACGTTGTTCAAAGAAGTTCCGGCCCACCGCCAGGGGCTGGGAGTCCGCTCGATCGATGCCGATGCGGCGGGAATGATTGTGAGCGGCGGAGGGGACGGGGAGATAAAACTCTGGACGACAGCCTCCGACGATCCGTTGAATTCGCTCCCCAACAGTTCTGACGAGAGTGAAGTTCTCAGCGTTGCCTTCAACCCCGCGGGGAACCGCGTTGCCGCTGCCAATGCCGACGGCCTTGTCCGGATATTCGATCCTCAATCAAATGCCCTCGTTGCGACGCTCGCAGAAATTAAGACCATGACGACAGCGGTCGCATTCAGCCCGAACGGAAAATATCTCGCCGCGGCCGGCGCGGATTCCACGGTACGGGTCTGGGATGCTCAGACTTTTTCGCTCCTCCAGACATTTCACTGGAACTCGAAAACGATCACCTCGGTCGCATTCGATCCGAATAACGTGTGGATCGCCGCGACGGGAAACGGAATTACGATCTGGGACGTCACCACCGGCGCGCTGCGAAAAAGTTTTCCGGAAAGCGGCACGGTCTATACGGCGGCACTTTTTATGCCCGACAGCTCAACGCTCCTTGCCGCAACAACGGCCGGTTCGCTGGAAACTTTTTCCGTGCTGGCCCAGAAACCGGACAGAGAGCCTCCGGCCGTAGTGTTCCAAAAGCCGGTTCAGAAAGAGACTGATTCCTATAAAGTCTACGCCTCGGAGATTGAAGTTGCCGGCATTGCGAGTGATGAGAGCGGTGTGCGCGGGGCGACGGTTGCCGGTCAACCCGCCGCACTGACGGAATTGACCGCCGACGAACGAACTCAATTCGCCGTCAAACTTCCCTCAAAAAGATTTTCTGCGACGGCGCCGCTGGCAAATATCGGCATGAACGATATTGTGGTCACTGCGACGGATATCCACGGGAATGTTGCGACGAAAAAGATCCGCGTGCAGCGGCTCGCAAAAGATTCGGCGCTTGAAGTGATCAGCCCGAAGGGAAATATGGAGACCGACCAGGCGTCGGAGAACCTGCAGTTCAGGGTATGGTTCGACTACTCGAGGTATTCGGTCACGCTCAACACCATCGAAATTGCGAACAAAGAGAACATCCCGCGCAAGCCGCTGGGAGTGCTTCAAACCGAGCCGATCCCCCTTTCGTCGGGTTTCAATCAGGTTCAGTTCACCGTTTACGGAAGATCGGGGGAAAGAATATCGAGGGTCATCGATATTAACCGCCGCATTTTGTCGGCAACGGCAAGCGCCGAGCCCGACAAACCGCAGCGAAGCGCTTCGGGGCAGCCGCAGCAATGGGCCGTGGTGATCGGCATTTCGGAATACTCGAACCCGTTGATCAAAAACCTCAGCTACGCCGACCGCGATGCGCGCGATTTTGCGGAGTTTCTGAAGATGCCCGCGGGAGGAGGCTTCGAACCTGAGAGAATGAAAATCCTCCTCAACAAAGATGCGACGCTGCAGAACGTCAAGCAGGCGCTGTACAATTTTCTCCGTCAGACGATCGACAAGGATCTGGTGATCATCTATTTTGCCGGGCACGGCGCTCCGGAGCCGGCAAACCCGAACAACAATTATCTCCTGACATACGACAGCGACCCGAATTCTCTCGAGACGACCGCGTTTCCGATGTGGGATGTCAACACGGCGCTGACGCGGTATATCCCGTCGAAGCGGGTCATCGTGTTCTCCGACGCATGCCACAGCGGCGGCATCAGCTCCGACCTTGCGACGCGGGGGGTGTCGCTGAGCGGGACGAACCTCATCAACCAGTACCTCTCAGACCTCTCGAAGTCAAAAGAAGGGACGATCGTTTTCACAGCGAGCCAGGCCGGAGAAGTGTCGCAGGAGCTGGACAAATTCGGGCACGGAGTGTTCACCTATT